Proteins encoded within one genomic window of Triticum aestivum cultivar Chinese Spring chromosome 2D, IWGSC CS RefSeq v2.1, whole genome shotgun sequence:
- the LOC123053634 gene encoding plant intracellular Ras-group-related LRR protein 3: MDPAPQSHPILSYVLSRLPTLSKPRPTAGADFDIEQPPVHTPSPRSPSVGEFELVERMPGLRHASVLHAMTRAVADVSAARSALQELGPRPDHELVDSSRAVVAAAAAGDVAPRVTEEDLEACRTVVRLEEAHETYEALLHEAEGRLEKVYRSAMEGRDLEEAEGKDESAAGDEGVAVQEEVVAVLKQAQEGKPVESVLLVDRQLRYLPEAFGRILGLRVLDVSHNQLQVIPDAIGGLEHLEELRLASNALVSLPDTVGFLSNLKILNVSTNKLRTLPDSISKCRSLVELDASYNGLTYLPTNIGYELINLRKLWVHMNKLRSLPSSICEMQSLYLLDAHFNELCGLPSAIGKLSSLEILDLSSNFSDMKELPFSFGDLLNLREVDLSNNQIHALPDSFGRLDKLEKLNLEQNPLSMPPAEVVKEGVDAVKEYMSKRWLDALLEEEQRSMAAAAAESPQASTPKAWLARSVSWVSDVGGSLVGYVSGGQTKSEKDSILDQQF; the protein is encoded by the exons ATGGATCCGGCGCCGCAGTCCCACCCCATCCTCTCCTACGTGCTCTCCCGCCTCCCCACCCTCTCCAAGCCCAGGCCCACCGCCGGGGCCGACTTCGACATCGAGCAGCCGCCGGTCCACACGCCGTCCCCGCGCTCGCCCTCCGTCGGCGAGTTCGAGCTCGTCGAGCGGATGCCGGGCCTCCGCCACGCCTCCGTGCTCCACGCCATGACCCGCGCCGTCGCCGACGTCTCCGCCGCCCGCTCCGCGCTCCAGGAGCTGGGCCCGCGCCCCGACCACGAGCTCGTCGACTCCTCccgcgccgtcgtcgccgccgccgccgccggcgacgtcgCCCCGCGGGTCACCGAGGAGGACCTCGAGGCGTGCCGCACCGTGGTGCGGCTCGAGGAGGCCCACGAAACCTACGAGGCGCTGCTGCATGAGGCCGAGGGGAGGCTCGAGAAGGTCTACCGGTCGGCGATGGAGGGCAGGGACCTGGAGGAGGCCGAGGGGAAGGATGAATCGGCGGCGGGCGATGAGGGTGTGGCTGTGCAGGAGGAAGTCGTCGCCGTGCTGAAGCAGGCCCAGGAGGGCAAGCCGGTGGAGAGCGTGCTCCTCGTGGATCGGCAGCTGCGCTACCTGCCCGAGGCGTTCGGAAGGATCCTGGGACTCCGCGTGCTTGACGTATCACACAACCAGCTACAG GTTATTCCAGATGCTATAGGAGGGCTTGAACATCTTGAAGAGCTCCGTCTTGCTTCTAATGCCTTGGTTTCTCTTCCTGATACTGTTGGATTTCTGTCCAATCTGAAGATTCTGAATGTGTCGACTAACAAGCTGAGAACACTGCCAGACAGCATCTCAAAGTGCAG GTCGCTAGTTGAGCTTGATGCAAGCTACAACGGGCTCACATATCTGCCAACAAATATTGGCTATGAACTGATTAATCTGCGAAAGCTCTGGGTCCACATGAACAAGCTGCGATCTCTTCCATCATCCATCTGTGAGATGCAATCACTATACCTCCTGGATGCTCATTTCAATGAACTCTGCGGTCTGCCATCTGCCATAGGGAAGCTTTCCAGCCTTGAAATCCTCGACCTGAGCAGCAACTTCAGCGACATGAAGGAGCTCCCTTTCTCATTCGGTGACCTGCTGAACCTGCGCGAGGTTGACCTCAGCAACAACCAGATCCATGCTCTTCCCGACAGTTTTGGCCGGCTTGACAAGCTGGAGAAGCTCAACCTGGAGCAGAACCCTCTGTCCATGCCACCAGCGGAGGTCGTGAAGGAAGGTGTAGACGCTGTGAAAGAGTACATGTCAAAGAGGTGGCTTGATGCGTTGCTCGAGGAAGAACAGAGGAgcatggcggcggcagcagcagagagCCCGCAGGCGTCGACTCCCAAAGCTTGGCTGGCGCGCAGTGTCTCGTGGGTCTCGGACGTTGGGGGGAGCCTTGTGGGCTATGTCAGTGGTGGCCAGACCAAGTCGGAGAAAGACTCGATCCTCGACCAGCAGTTCTGA